A DNA window from Arachis duranensis cultivar V14167 chromosome 3, aradu.V14167.gnm2.J7QH, whole genome shotgun sequence contains the following coding sequences:
- the LOC107480640 gene encoding uncharacterized protein LOC107480640 encodes MAFLISSLKLFLFSTWLIFTALGLNLSLPTITYFFSTHVPLTWNLCLTYLKPPYLFLLLNAIILSIAASSIFHHPIPPPSPTHQPLHFAYVTKPSPPLHPPLSIHHDYLPALVDVKPVVVNGITAAPEEEEQYKTATAELTWTPTPETETAELTWTPTPETETAELTWTSTPKTAPSMAPTMDEVWKAITEEQSSAMRKRSKTMKERKKIPMVCGSDDNDKRREAEEVSDDELNRRVEAFIRKFNENMRRQKKQSLNRSLREIGNTGKPCQ; translated from the coding sequence ATGGCGTTCCTAATTAGTTCCCTGAAGCTCTTCTTGTTCTCCACGTGGCTCATCTTCACCGCTTTGGGACTCAACCTCTCACTTCCAACCATTACTTACTTCTTCTCCACCCACGTGCCTCTCACGTGGAATCTCTGCCTCACGTACCTCAAGCCACCCtatctcttcctcctcctcaacGCCATCATCCTCTCTATCGCCGCCTCCTCCATCTTCCACCACCCTATTCCTCCTCCGTCTCCTACTCACCAACCGCTTCATTTTGCTTACGTCACCAAACCATCCCCACCACTACATCCGCCCTTATCCATACACCACGATTATCTTCCTGCTCTCGTCGACGTCAAGCCTGTCGTCGTTAACGGCATCACAGCCGCGCCCGAAGAAGAGGAACAATACAAAACGGCCACGGCGGAGTTGACGTGGACACCGACGCCGGAGACAGAGACGGCGGAGTTGACGTGGACACCGACGCCGGAGACAGAGACAGCGGAGTTGACGTGGACATCGACACCGAAGACGGCTCCGTCGATGGCGCCGACGATGGATGAGGTGTGGAAGGCGATAACGGAGGAACAATCGAGTGCGATGAGGAAGAGATCGAAAACGATGAAGGAGCGGAAGAAGATTCCGATGGTATGTGGCAGCGACGATAATGACAAGAGGAGAGAGGCGGAGGAGGTGAGTGATGATGAGTTGAATCGGCGAGTTGAAGCGTTCATAAGGAAGTTCAACGAAAATATGAGGCGGCAGAAGAAACAATCACTGAATCGTTCGCTACGTGAAATTGGAAACACTGGTAAACCCTGCCAGTGA
- the LOC107480571 gene encoding uncharacterized protein LOC107480571 gives MPGNDIDIYLQPLIDELKQLWDGIETYDAKEGNTFKMCAALMWTISDFPGLGNLSGWNTHSGLACPTCNLDAKPHRLKGSQKWCFMGHRRFLNQGHKYRLDRNRFDGQVEGRDPPKKLSGTDVLRQQSNVHVSFGKSSSVTSKKRRNGQDADEDDSHWKKKSVFFDLPYWEDQMLRHNLDVMHIEKNVCDNVVFTILNDSSKSKDNLKARRDLQCMGIRPELWLGEGGKYPSAIFAMSNSQRDVFLKTLQNVIFSDGYSSNVARCVDLRQRKLFGLKSHDCHILMEQLLPILVKFSLPSSVSNVIANLSSFFRELCGKAINPMQLAELQNHIVQTLCQMEMIFPPSFFTVMVHLTVHLVDEVTLGGPVHYRWMYPIERYLGRLKQYVRNRAQPEGSIAKGYLSEEILTFCSRYLDNIKTRINRPGRVDDEPVDVPHNSEESIFPAIGKALGAVSHFELTPMEKHQAHRHVLVNCDAVVPFLDTFREKTKRSMHHQTRSPAKIDSVVHTEFPRWFNAQVLLESTIQSKELKLLACGPMTQARRFGAYNVNGYKFRTVTKENGIKTQNSRVYVSSNMRSYASMRDNRVAVGGVPYYGKIIDIIELNYSCSFTVVLFKCVWADTTTSRGIKQDYLGLTSVNFSRPIHTGNREEDEPYILASEAQLVYYVDDEVAKEWSVVVHEKPRDLYDMGEENEEAEVGFSPQPGLNMSAEGDIGDLLLTREEDIEDLIENVSENFDDVA, from the exons ATGCCGGGTAACGACATAGATATTTATTTGCAGCCTTTGATAGATGAGTTGAAGCAATTATGGGATGGCATTGAAACATATGATGCCAAAGAGGGAAACACTTTCAAGATGTGTGCGGCACTAATGTGGACTATCAGCGACTTTCCAGGATTGGGAAACCTATCCGGCTGGAATACGCACAGTGGGTTAGCCTGTCCTACGTGTAACTTAGATGCTAAGCCACATCGGCTGAAAGGCAGTCAAAAATGGTGTTTCATGGGCCATCGACGCTTTTTAAAccagggacacaaatacagacTAGACCGGAATAGATTTGATGGGCAGGTCGAAGGTAGAGACCCGCCAAAGAAGTTATCCGGAACAGATGTATTGAGGCAGCAGTCTAATGTGCACGTTTCATTTGGGAAGAGTTCAAGTGTGACATCTAAAAAAAGACGCAATGGCCAGGATGCGGATGAAGATGATTCACATTGGAAGAAAAAGAGTGTTTTCTTTGACCTCCCGTACTGGGAGGATCAGATGTTGCGTCATAACCTCGATGTGATGCATATAGAGAAAAACGTGTGTGACAATGTGGTATTCACTATCTTAAACGATAGCAGCAAATCAAAGGACAATCTAAAAGCTCGCAGAGATTTACAATGCATGGGTATAAGGCCTGAATTATGGCTGGGGGAAGGTGGTAAATATCCTTCTGCAATATTTGCGATGTCAAATTCACAGAGGGATGTTTTCTTGAAGACTTTGCAGAATGTGATATTTTCAGATGGTTACTCTAGCAACGTTGCTCGTTGTGTTGATTTGCGACAGCGCAAGTTATTTGGGTTGAAAAGTCATGACTGTCATATTCTGATGGAACAATTACTCCCAATTTTGGTGAAGTTTTCACTTCCAAGTTCGGTGTCCAATGTGATTGCAAATTTGTCGTCATTTTTCCGAGAACTTTGTGGGAAAGCCATAAACCCTATGCAGCTTGCTGAGCTTCAGAATCATATTGTGCAAACCTTGTGTCAGATGGAAATGATTtttcctccatccttcttcaccGTCATGGTTCACCTCACCGTGCATCTCGTTGATGAGGTTACTCTTGGTGGACCCGTACATTATAGGTGGATGTATCCAATAGAAAG GTATTTAGGACGTCTGAAGCAATATGTTCGTAATAGAGCACAACCGGAAGGCTCAATTGCAAAAGGCTATTTATCTGAGGAAATCCTGACTTTCTGTTCTAGGTATTTGGATAATATTAAGACTAGAATTAACCGACCAGGGCGAGTTGACGATGAGCCTGTTGACGTTCCTCACAATTCAGAGGAGAGTATCTTCCCAGCTATTGGCAAGGCATTAGGGGCAGTTTCGCATTTCGAACTCACTCCAATGGAAAAACATCAAGCTCATCGGCATGTGCTAGTCAACTGCGATGCCGTTGTTCCGTTCCTTGA TACATTTAGGGAAAAGACAAAGCGAAGCATGCATCATCAGACAAGGTCCCCAGCTAAGATTGATAGTGTCGTCCATACAGAATTTCCTCGGTGGTTCAATGCTCAG GTTCTTCTGGAAAGTACTATTCAATCGAAAGAGCTGAAGTTGCTTGCGTGCGGTCCCATGACTCAGGCCAGACGTTTTGGGGCATATAATGTTAACGGGTACAAGTTTCGAACTGTCACAAAGGAAAACGggataaaaacacaaaatagtaGAGTATATGTATCATCTAATATGAGAAGTTATGCAAGCATGCGTGATAATAGAGTGGCTGTTGGTGGTGTTCCGTATTACGGAAAAATTATAGacataattgagttgaattacaGTTGTTCCTTCACAGTGGTATTGTTCAAATGTGTTTGGGCTGATACCACTACCAGTAGAGGCATCAAACAAGACTATTTGGGGCTTACCAGCGTTAATTTCTCTCGTCCAATACACACTGGTAATCGTGAAGAAGATGAACCGTACATATTGGCATCAGAAGCTCAGCTTGTATACTATGTGGATGATGAAGTAGCTAAAGAATGGAGTGTTGTGGTTCATGAGAAACCAAGGGATTTGTATGACATgggagaagagaatgaagaagctGAAGTTGGTTTTTCTCCGCAACCAGGGTTGAACATGTCAGCGGAAGGTGACATTGGAGATTTACTGTTGACAAGGGAGGAGGATATAGAAGACCTCATAGAAAATGTCTCAGAGAATTTCGATGATGTCGCATAA